A single window of Micrococcaceae bacterium Sec5.1 DNA harbors:
- a CDS encoding molybdenum cofactor biosynthesis protein MoaE — protein MGTETDFEVVSAVLSDEPISVDQAIAAVESDTAGAVVSFSGVVRNHDSGKPVDRLSYSAHPTAHRIMSDVVAQLVAEHSGEAEQPVRIWAAHRIGMLEIGDPALVCAVAAAHRGQAFAVCAELVDRVKAQVPIWKEQFFSDGTVEWVGSGE, from the coding sequence ATGGGCACTGAAACAGATTTTGAAGTTGTTAGCGCGGTCCTGAGCGACGAGCCTATCTCCGTGGACCAGGCAATTGCCGCCGTGGAGTCTGACACCGCCGGGGCAGTAGTCAGCTTCAGCGGCGTGGTGCGCAACCACGATTCCGGTAAGCCCGTGGACCGCCTGAGCTACAGCGCCCATCCCACAGCGCACCGGATCATGTCCGACGTCGTCGCGCAGCTGGTCGCGGAGCACTCCGGCGAAGCAGAGCAACCGGTCAGGATTTGGGCCGCGCACAGGATTGGGATGCTGGAGATCGGTGATCCCGCGCTGGTGTGTGCCGTTGCGGCCGCCCACCGGGGCCAGGCGTTTGCCGTTTGTGCGGAACTCGTGGACCGGGTCAAAGCTCAGGTGCCCATTTGGAAGGAACAGTTCTTCAGCGACGGCACGGTGGAATGGGTCGGGTCAGGGGAGTAG
- a CDS encoding HAMP domain-containing sensor histidine kinase, with amino-acid sequence MESTELVTILAWVLLWAMVIGAITFLLLRVLRRASVLAQICLVVVATVAVLVAGMVSAFNAMFISARDLEVMWYILAMASAVAVALSLVLGARVSRNAARLVAAARRLGRGETLDHNSADGKRAEPAMTSELAELAQELEASSRNLAESRAREAAIETARRELVSWISHDLRTPLASMRAMTEALEDGMVADIPEYYRKIIGQTEQMTAMVNDLLELSKIQAGSLRLRAESLDLYDLVSDALSDLAPLAAQRAIRLTGGGDRECMAVADGPSMARAVRNVLLNAIIYSTPDTEVHISVGRDNGNAVVAVEDHCGGIPEEDLPHLFETGWQKDPSRGSPSGAQGSYTGAGIGLSMVSGIVKAHGGAVNVENVDGGCRFALSLPAGSLPEGSLAAGSAVDRQGGAA; translated from the coding sequence ATGGAGAGCACTGAGCTTGTCACCATCCTTGCCTGGGTGCTCCTGTGGGCAATGGTCATCGGTGCCATCACGTTTTTGCTGCTGCGTGTCCTTCGCCGGGCCTCCGTGTTGGCCCAGATCTGCCTGGTGGTGGTAGCTACCGTGGCCGTTCTCGTGGCAGGGATGGTCAGTGCCTTCAACGCCATGTTCATTTCGGCCAGGGACCTTGAGGTTATGTGGTACATCCTGGCCATGGCTTCGGCAGTAGCAGTGGCCTTGTCGCTCGTACTGGGAGCCAGGGTTTCCCGGAACGCAGCGCGCCTCGTGGCGGCGGCCAGGAGACTCGGCCGGGGCGAAACCCTGGATCACAACAGTGCGGATGGAAAGCGGGCTGAACCTGCCATGACCTCGGAACTCGCTGAACTGGCCCAGGAGTTGGAGGCCAGCAGCCGTAACCTGGCGGAGTCGCGGGCCAGGGAAGCCGCTATTGAAACCGCGCGGCGCGAGCTGGTCTCGTGGATTTCACATGACCTCCGGACTCCACTTGCCAGCATGCGCGCCATGACCGAAGCCCTCGAGGACGGCATGGTCGCTGATATCCCGGAGTATTACCGGAAGATCATCGGGCAGACCGAACAAATGACCGCCATGGTCAACGACCTCCTGGAGTTGTCCAAGATCCAGGCCGGAAGCCTTCGCTTGCGCGCCGAATCGCTGGACCTCTATGACCTTGTCAGCGATGCGTTGTCCGATCTGGCGCCGCTGGCCGCCCAACGCGCCATTAGGCTCACTGGCGGCGGAGACCGCGAATGCATGGCCGTAGCCGACGGACCCAGCATGGCCCGGGCTGTCCGGAACGTGCTGCTCAACGCGATTATTTACAGCACGCCGGACACCGAGGTACACATCAGCGTTGGGCGTGACAACGGAAACGCTGTGGTCGCCGTGGAAGACCACTGCGGGGGCATCCCGGAGGAAGACCTTCCCCACCTGTTCGAAACCGGCTGGCAAAAGGACCCTTCCCGGGGGAGCCCGTCGGGAGCACAGGGAAGCTACACAGGGGCAGGAATCGGATTAAGCATGGTGTCCGGCATCGTGAAAGCCCACGGGGGAGCTGTGAACGTGGAAAACGTCGACGGCGGTTGTCGGTTTGCGCTGTCGCTTCCGGCCGGCTCCCTTCCGGAGGGCTCCCTTGCGGCAGGATCTGCCGTGGATCGCCAAGGAGGCGCAGCATGA
- a CDS encoding heparan-alpha-glucosaminide N-acetyltransferase domain-containing protein, with protein sequence MTSQETAPARKVPRGRKVSTRLTGIDAARGLALLGMMATHLMPTFGPSPQWEPTWVGLVFSGRSAALFAVLAGIGLALTTGKQEPRQGMDLWAARSGVAMRALVIAVVGLTLGGLDVNIAIILVHYAVLFLCILPFLGLRLKALFLWALGWVLVSPLIAYLVHPWFLDATPPLQLGHNPNSEDLETPGRLVADLFFSGYYPVFQWIAYLLIGLAIGRLALTTANVQLLLFTCGFAVAALAKIAGTLAMEVWGGRAALEALPGTRGYPLESMLQVNLTGLQQVDSWWWLASAAPHAGTTLDLLHTGGVAAAVVGFFLMLGTLAERIKVNFLILLSGPGAMTLTLYSLHVWAVSGFHNKPLPAGWTDEGMYWTQALAAVSIGVCFALFRRRGPLEWLAHQASRLGSYRPAAVG encoded by the coding sequence ATGACTTCGCAAGAGACGGCGCCAGCCCGGAAGGTGCCCAGGGGACGCAAAGTCTCCACCCGCCTCACGGGCATTGACGCCGCCCGCGGCCTGGCCCTGCTCGGAATGATGGCCACCCATTTGATGCCGACGTTCGGGCCCTCCCCCCAGTGGGAACCCACCTGGGTGGGACTGGTTTTCTCGGGCAGGTCCGCTGCGCTGTTCGCAGTCCTCGCCGGAATCGGGTTGGCACTCACCACCGGGAAACAAGAGCCGCGCCAAGGCATGGACCTCTGGGCGGCCAGAAGCGGTGTTGCGATGCGGGCCTTGGTGATTGCCGTCGTCGGGCTGACTCTTGGGGGTCTGGACGTCAACATCGCGATCATCCTGGTGCACTATGCCGTCCTGTTCCTGTGCATCCTGCCGTTTCTGGGATTGCGACTGAAAGCGCTCTTCTTGTGGGCGCTCGGCTGGGTCCTGGTGTCACCCCTGATCGCCTACCTCGTCCACCCCTGGTTTCTCGACGCCACCCCTCCCCTGCAGTTGGGCCACAATCCAAACAGCGAGGACCTGGAGACGCCGGGACGCCTTGTCGCGGACCTGTTCTTCAGTGGCTACTACCCCGTGTTCCAGTGGATCGCTTATTTGCTGATCGGACTGGCGATCGGACGTTTGGCGCTCACGACGGCGAACGTCCAGTTGCTGCTCTTCACCTGCGGATTCGCCGTGGCCGCTTTGGCGAAAATCGCAGGAACCCTGGCCATGGAGGTATGGGGCGGTCGCGCCGCCCTCGAAGCACTTCCCGGAACACGCGGATACCCGCTCGAGAGCATGCTCCAGGTGAATCTGACCGGATTGCAACAGGTGGATTCCTGGTGGTGGCTGGCAAGCGCGGCACCACATGCTGGCACAACCCTGGACCTGCTTCATACCGGCGGGGTGGCGGCCGCCGTCGTCGGGTTCTTCCTGATGCTCGGCACGCTGGCCGAACGCATCAAGGTCAACTTCCTCATACTCCTCAGCGGTCCGGGTGCCATGACCCTCACGTTGTATTCACTCCACGTGTGGGCGGTCTCCGGTTTCCACAACAAGCCACTTCCAGCGGGGTGGACCGACGAAGGAATGTATTGGACGCAGGCGCTGGCCGCCGTAAGCATCGGCGTGTGCTTTGCCCTCTTCCGACGCCGGGGACCTCTGGAGTGGCTGGCACACCAGGCCTCGCGTTTGGGCAGTTACCGCCCGGCTGCCGTGGGCTGA
- a CDS encoding response regulator transcription factor, with the protein MQSASSAAEPGNRRILLVEDEQTIADVVRDYLLQAGFQVDMAGDGFTALKLAATRQPDLVILDRMLPGLDGVEVCRRLRQSMSVPVIMVTALGTEDDRILGLEMGADDYVTKPFSPRELVLRVKSVLRRSVKEFSPEPPVEVAGFELDPASRTVTHLGAPLTLTLREFDLLAFMLRRPNQVFSREELIKAVWGWDFGDLSTVTVHVRRLREKIEVNPTKPELLRTVWGVGYRFDAKGDGHGEH; encoded by the coding sequence ATGCAATCGGCATCATCAGCGGCAGAGCCTGGCAATCGCCGCATCCTCCTCGTCGAAGACGAGCAGACGATCGCTGATGTTGTCCGCGACTATCTCCTGCAGGCCGGTTTCCAAGTGGACATGGCTGGCGATGGGTTCACGGCGCTCAAGCTGGCCGCAACGCGCCAGCCTGATCTGGTGATCCTCGATCGCATGCTGCCAGGACTGGACGGCGTGGAAGTGTGTCGTCGGCTCCGTCAAAGCATGAGCGTGCCGGTCATTATGGTGACGGCCCTGGGAACCGAAGATGACCGGATCCTGGGTTTGGAGATGGGCGCGGACGATTACGTCACCAAGCCGTTCTCGCCGCGCGAGCTTGTCCTTCGCGTCAAGTCCGTGCTGCGCCGCAGCGTCAAGGAATTCTCCCCTGAACCACCTGTTGAAGTGGCGGGCTTTGAACTCGATCCCGCATCCCGGACCGTCACTCACCTTGGAGCGCCGCTGACGTTGACACTGCGTGAATTCGATCTGCTGGCCTTCATGCTGCGCAGGCCCAACCAGGTCTTCAGCCGGGAAGAACTCATCAAGGCAGTGTGGGGCTGGGACTTTGGCGATCTTTCCACCGTGACCGTCCATGTACGCCGCCTCCGCGAGAAGATCGAAGTCAACCCCACCAAACCTGAGCTCCTGAGGACGGTTTGGGGCGTTGGCTACAGGTTCGATGCCAAGGGGGATGGCCATGGAGAGCACTGA
- a CDS encoding MogA/MoaB family molybdenum cofactor biosynthesis protein: protein MNACEPNAHGPRKAGVVIASTRAAAGIYADETGPVILDWLKEHGFDAFPTMVVPDGEPVGAALRALLTQQPAVVITSGGTGLSPDDQTPEVTLPLLDREIPGIMEGIRRAGTAKTPMAMLSRGHAGAAGKTFIINLPGSPKGVMDGLTVLDPVIGHLCDQLEGSHGH from the coding sequence ATGAATGCGTGCGAACCAAACGCCCACGGGCCGCGGAAGGCCGGCGTCGTTATTGCCTCCACCCGTGCGGCAGCGGGAATCTACGCCGACGAAACCGGCCCCGTCATCCTGGATTGGCTCAAGGAGCATGGCTTTGATGCCTTCCCCACCATGGTGGTGCCGGATGGCGAGCCCGTTGGCGCGGCTTTGAGGGCGCTCCTGACGCAGCAGCCCGCCGTCGTCATCACCAGTGGTGGAACGGGCCTGAGTCCGGACGACCAGACGCCGGAAGTAACGTTGCCGCTGCTGGATCGTGAGATCCCGGGCATTATGGAAGGCATTCGGCGGGCGGGCACTGCAAAGACGCCCATGGCCATGCTGAGCCGTGGCCACGCCGGAGCAGCAGGAAAGACATTCATCATTAACTTGCCCGGCTCCCCGAAGGGCGTCATGGATGGCTTGACTGTCCTGGATCCGGTGATCGGGCACCTTTGCGATCAATTGGAAGGAAGCCATGGGCACTGA
- the moaC gene encoding cyclic pyranopterin monophosphate synthase MoaC has translation MDAVNEIPTNTSGNSGGLTHLRQDGTAQMVDVSEKAVTTREATATATVRSTAEVLALLGAGELPKGDALAVARVAGIMAAKKTPELIPLCHPLPISKVTVDFELGADSIEVLATVKTRGVTGVEMEALTAASVAALSVYDMIKAVDKHAVLTDIQVLAKSGGKSGDWKHGEWNRGSAAPESAPEAAPEGAQA, from the coding sequence ATGGATGCTGTGAATGAAATTCCCACGAACACGTCCGGCAACAGCGGCGGCCTGACCCATCTCCGGCAAGACGGTACTGCCCAGATGGTGGATGTCTCAGAGAAAGCAGTTACCACCCGTGAGGCAACTGCCACGGCCACGGTGCGCAGCACTGCCGAAGTCCTGGCGCTTCTCGGCGCTGGCGAATTACCCAAGGGCGACGCGCTCGCAGTGGCGCGCGTGGCAGGGATTATGGCCGCTAAGAAGACACCGGAACTGATCCCGCTGTGCCACCCGTTGCCGATCTCCAAAGTCACCGTTGATTTTGAGCTGGGAGCCGACTCGATCGAAGTACTGGCTACCGTGAAGACCCGCGGTGTCACCGGCGTCGAAATGGAAGCACTTACGGCTGCGTCCGTAGCGGCCCTGAGCGTCTACGACATGATCAAGGCTGTGGATAAGCATGCAGTGCTGACGGACATCCAGGTGCTGGCAAAAAGTGGTGGCAAAAGCGGGGATTGGAAGCACGGAGAGTGGAACCGAGGCAGCGCAGCCCCGGAATCCGCCCCGGAAGCCGCCCCGGAAGGAGCCCAAGCATGA
- the moaA gene encoding GTP 3',8-cyclase MoaA: protein MSVQLGMPVPPLGSAAGSGPVPPPRPAGTPAGLWDRYGRRATDMRLSLTDKCNLRCTYCMPAEGLEWLSKQAVMTKDEIIRIVRVGVNALGVRELRLTGGEPLVRADLVDVIAGIRNEHPDLPISMTTNGVGLDKKAAALKAAGLTRINVSLDSLHEETFTKLTRRPFLDRVLAGVDAAWAAGLGPVKLNAVLMRGINDAESPDLLAWALGRGYELRFIEQMPLDADHGWTRRNMITAAEIRELLSKDFVLSRDPRERDGAPAERFEVRRRDQATGEASGSVLGTVGIIASVTEPFCSDCRRTRITAEGKIMSCLFSREEFDLLGLLREGATDDELAQRWQDAMWVKPKAHGMDHTGLGAPDFVQPDRSMSAIGG from the coding sequence ATGAGTGTTCAGCTAGGCATGCCTGTGCCTCCTTTGGGCAGCGCTGCGGGCAGCGGCCCGGTTCCGCCGCCGCGTCCGGCTGGCACGCCCGCGGGCTTGTGGGACCGCTACGGACGCCGGGCTACTGATATGCGCCTGTCCCTGACTGATAAGTGCAATCTGCGCTGTACTTACTGCATGCCTGCCGAAGGGTTGGAATGGCTCTCCAAGCAGGCGGTGATGACCAAAGACGAAATCATTCGGATTGTGCGGGTAGGCGTTAACGCCCTGGGCGTACGGGAGTTGCGCCTCACCGGCGGTGAGCCCCTGGTCCGGGCGGACCTGGTGGATGTCATAGCAGGCATCCGGAACGAGCACCCTGACCTTCCCATTTCGATGACCACCAACGGCGTGGGTCTGGACAAGAAAGCGGCCGCCCTCAAGGCCGCAGGACTCACCCGGATCAACGTTTCCCTGGATTCGCTCCACGAGGAAACCTTCACCAAGCTCACGCGCCGGCCTTTCCTGGACCGTGTCCTCGCCGGCGTGGACGCCGCGTGGGCCGCAGGTCTGGGTCCGGTCAAGTTAAATGCCGTGCTGATGAGGGGCATCAACGATGCCGAATCTCCGGACCTCCTCGCTTGGGCCTTGGGCCGCGGCTACGAACTTCGCTTCATCGAACAGATGCCGCTGGACGCTGACCACGGTTGGACCCGGCGCAACATGATCACCGCGGCTGAAATCCGGGAACTGCTGTCCAAGGACTTCGTCCTCAGCCGGGATCCACGTGAACGCGACGGCGCCCCTGCCGAACGTTTTGAAGTACGACGCCGGGACCAGGCAACCGGTGAAGCCAGCGGGTCCGTCCTCGGCACAGTCGGGATCATCGCCTCGGTCACCGAACCGTTCTGTTCAGACTGCCGCCGCACCCGTATTACTGCCGAGGGCAAGATCATGAGTTGCCTGTTCTCCCGTGAGGAGTTCGACCTCCTCGGACTGCTTCGGGAGGGCGCTACCGACGACGAGCTTGCCCAACGTTGGCAGGACGCCATGTGGGTCAAACCCAAAGCCCACGGCATGGACCACACCGGCCTCGGCGCACCGGACTTCGTGCAGCCGGACCGCAGCATGAGCGCAATCGGAGGCTGA
- a CDS encoding MoaD/ThiS family protein, translating to MLVRYFAAARAAAGVEEEIHPLPEGSSLEALLEAALAVERPVPPEGTPTLARVVARSSFLRNEVAVRDPSAPLGAEDVIDVLPPFAGG from the coding sequence TTGCTTGTACGTTACTTCGCTGCCGCACGCGCCGCTGCAGGTGTCGAAGAGGAGATCCACCCGCTCCCGGAAGGATCGAGCCTCGAGGCGTTGCTGGAAGCTGCCCTCGCCGTCGAACGTCCAGTGCCCCCGGAGGGGACGCCGACGCTCGCCCGCGTCGTGGCCCGCAGCAGCTTCCTCAGGAACGAAGTAGCCGTCCGGGACCCTTCTGCCCCGCTGGGTGCGGAGGACGTTATCGACGTCCTTCCGCCGTTCGCAGGCGGCTAA
- the dapB gene encoding 4-hydroxy-tetrahydrodipicolinate reductase, with translation MTEQLAVAVLGAHGRMGIEAVKAVEAADDMKLVAALGRGDSLQTLLDTGAKYVVDLTVPDTTEANVRFAVEHGIHAVVGTTGWDGQRLGSLRTLLEQKPETGVLIAPNFALGSVLASAFAAKASQYFESVEIIELHHPNKVDAPSGTAVRTAQLIAQARQEAGVPASPDATETSLDGARGCDVEGVRVHSVRLRGLVAHQEVLFGGPGEQLTLRHDSFDRASFMPGVLLGLRKVADHPGLTLGLDGYLDLGL, from the coding sequence ATGACCGAACAACTTGCCGTTGCAGTGCTGGGCGCCCACGGGCGCATGGGAATTGAAGCCGTGAAGGCTGTTGAAGCAGCCGATGATATGAAGCTGGTAGCAGCTCTCGGTCGCGGCGATTCCCTGCAGACACTTCTCGACACAGGTGCCAAGTACGTTGTGGACCTGACTGTTCCTGACACTACCGAGGCCAACGTGCGCTTCGCGGTTGAACATGGCATTCATGCGGTGGTTGGGACCACGGGTTGGGATGGGCAGCGTCTTGGATCGCTGCGCACCCTCTTGGAACAGAAGCCGGAAACAGGCGTCCTGATCGCCCCGAATTTTGCTTTGGGTTCTGTGCTGGCGTCGGCATTTGCGGCGAAGGCTTCGCAGTACTTCGAGTCCGTGGAGATCATTGAACTGCATCACCCGAACAAGGTAGACGCTCCTTCAGGTACGGCCGTGCGTACGGCACAGCTGATTGCCCAGGCCAGGCAGGAAGCCGGTGTGCCAGCAAGTCCTGACGCTACGGAAACGTCCCTGGACGGCGCCCGGGGCTGCGACGTGGAGGGTGTACGCGTCCACAGCGTGCGGCTCCGCGGGCTGGTGGCGCACCAGGAGGTGCTCTTCGGCGGGCCTGGTGAACAGCTGACGTTGCGCCATGATTCCTTCGACCGTGCCTCGTTCATGCCTGGTGTCCTGCTCGGGCTTCGCAAAGTTGCGGACCACCCAGGCTTGACCTTGGGCCTGGATGGCTACCTGGACCTGGGGCTCTAG
- the glp gene encoding gephyrin-like molybdotransferase Glp, which translates to MSLPRSVAAHRDAVVELLSGPAATTSTEQLPLLEALGKALAVDLQAPLSLPPFANSQMDGFAVNSADIPDGGAKLRVAAPVPAGAAPEALKPGYAVPIMTGAMIPEGADAVVPIERARPSTFPNPEARDVEVDLPATAPGTYVRNAGSDIQEGELALPAGTCLGPAQLGLLAALGLTAVEVRKPLRVLLVTTGDEVLEPGRNLTPGKIYDSNGILLEASMRQAGLDVVRSGISDDDPARLLAVLRNHVGSEDGKHPVDLIVTTGGVSKGAYEVVRQAMAAQHVEFLPVAMQPGGPQGIGRFEGVPFLGFPGNPVSCLVSYEMFLRPALSLIHGVPAPRPVQRARLAEPLRSPEGKHQVRRGTVLPDGSVRMEGGAGSHLMHALARSNALVQIPSDVTELAEGSEVEVWML; encoded by the coding sequence ATGTCCTTGCCCAGATCCGTTGCTGCCCATCGCGACGCCGTGGTGGAACTACTGAGCGGTCCAGCCGCGACCACGTCAACTGAACAGCTGCCGCTACTGGAAGCCCTGGGCAAGGCGCTCGCCGTCGACCTCCAGGCGCCACTTTCCCTGCCGCCCTTCGCCAACTCCCAAATGGACGGCTTTGCCGTCAACTCTGCTGACATTCCCGACGGCGGCGCGAAGCTACGCGTGGCGGCACCGGTTCCAGCGGGGGCGGCTCCGGAGGCGTTGAAGCCAGGCTATGCCGTGCCCATCATGACCGGCGCCATGATTCCCGAGGGTGCCGACGCCGTGGTTCCCATTGAGCGGGCGCGTCCCAGCACTTTCCCGAATCCTGAGGCCAGGGACGTTGAGGTTGATCTGCCCGCCACTGCTCCGGGCACCTATGTTCGAAACGCCGGCAGCGACATCCAGGAAGGGGAGTTGGCCCTCCCCGCGGGGACCTGTTTAGGACCAGCGCAGCTCGGCTTGTTGGCCGCATTGGGGCTGACCGCCGTCGAAGTCCGCAAGCCATTGCGCGTCCTGCTGGTCACCACGGGCGATGAGGTCCTGGAACCGGGCCGGAATCTCACGCCCGGCAAGATCTACGACTCCAACGGAATCCTCCTGGAAGCATCCATGCGCCAAGCGGGTCTTGACGTGGTACGAAGCGGAATCTCCGATGACGATCCCGCACGATTGCTCGCAGTACTTCGCAACCACGTCGGAAGCGAAGACGGCAAGCACCCGGTGGACCTGATCGTGACCACCGGTGGCGTCAGCAAGGGGGCGTACGAGGTTGTCCGCCAAGCCATGGCCGCCCAGCACGTGGAGTTCCTGCCAGTTGCCATGCAGCCCGGCGGCCCACAGGGGATCGGCCGCTTTGAAGGTGTTCCGTTCCTCGGCTTTCCCGGCAACCCTGTCAGCTGCCTTGTCTCCTACGAAATGTTCCTGCGCCCTGCCTTGTCGCTGATCCACGGTGTCCCGGCACCGCGGCCAGTACAGCGGGCACGCTTGGCGGAACCCCTGCGCTCACCCGAGGGCAAGCATCAAGTGCGCCGCGGAACAGTGCTGCCTGACGGCTCCGTTCGAATGGAAGGTGGCGCGGGAAGCCACCTGATGCACGCCTTGGCGCGATCGAACGCCCTGGTGCAGATTCCCAGCGACGTCACGGAACTCGCGGAGGGAAGCGAAGTGGAAGTATGGATGCTGTGA
- a CDS encoding molybdopterin-dependent oxidoreductase, producing MRKPGFWAAVAGVAAGAAGIAAGELSAGFLSPLVSPVTALGGAVIDSVPPGVKDLAVQLFGTADKIVLVASILIVAVVLAALAGILERRRTGLGLVLAALAGAAGLSAVLTRAQTTPQAAIAPIVAAVVTMLLLRTLIRRLGTWVPPREASSGVVPSAEGSTASASPSPEPAPLARRSFLNALAVTSIAAAVGGVVTSVLTRATAVASGFRGSLTLPAPATTQQAIPNGASLPLEGISTLVTPNPDFYRIDTALTVPAIDPPAWKLKVTGMVDREIELDFATLLTKPMTERHITIACVSNEVGGDLIGNALWLGWPVRELLAMAGPKPGADMVLSTSNDGFTASTPLEALTDDRDALLAVGMNGEPLPLEHGFPVRMIVPGLYGFVSATKWLTELKVTRFADDTAYWTPRGWSDHGPIKTQSRIDVPRSGRTVKAGKVQFGGVAWAQHRGVDHVELRVNRGPWRQTMLAPGISTDTWYQWQLGLDLTPGNYEVQVRATDSTGKPQTEDRTPVAPDGATGYHTINVKVT from the coding sequence ATGAGAAAGCCTGGATTCTGGGCAGCGGTTGCCGGGGTGGCTGCCGGGGCAGCAGGCATTGCTGCAGGCGAGTTGAGCGCCGGCTTCCTCAGCCCCCTCGTTTCGCCGGTGACGGCCCTGGGCGGTGCCGTCATCGATTCCGTTCCTCCCGGGGTGAAGGACCTCGCCGTGCAGCTCTTCGGGACGGCGGACAAGATCGTGCTGGTCGCTTCCATCCTGATTGTGGCCGTGGTTCTGGCTGCCCTGGCCGGGATTCTGGAGCGCCGTCGGACCGGACTCGGACTTGTTCTGGCGGCCTTGGCAGGCGCGGCGGGCCTAAGCGCAGTCCTGACCCGGGCCCAAACAACACCGCAAGCCGCCATCGCGCCCATCGTGGCCGCCGTCGTCACCATGCTGCTGCTCCGCACGCTCATTCGCCGGCTGGGCACCTGGGTGCCGCCGCGTGAAGCGTCATCCGGCGTGGTGCCATCTGCTGAAGGGTCCACAGCCAGTGCCTCACCCTCGCCGGAGCCTGCCCCTCTGGCAAGGCGGAGCTTCCTGAACGCACTGGCGGTCACATCGATTGCGGCAGCTGTTGGCGGCGTTGTCACCAGCGTCCTCACGCGCGCGACGGCCGTGGCTTCCGGTTTCAGGGGCTCATTAACGCTGCCAGCTCCGGCGACAACCCAGCAGGCGATCCCTAACGGGGCTTCACTGCCGCTGGAAGGGATCAGCACCTTGGTGACACCGAACCCTGACTTTTACCGTATCGACACTGCATTGACCGTTCCGGCCATCGACCCTCCAGCGTGGAAATTGAAAGTGACCGGAATGGTGGATCGCGAGATCGAACTCGATTTCGCGACGCTCCTCACCAAGCCGATGACGGAACGGCACATCACTATCGCGTGCGTGTCCAATGAAGTGGGCGGCGATCTCATCGGCAATGCCCTGTGGCTCGGGTGGCCTGTGCGGGAGCTCCTGGCCATGGCGGGTCCCAAACCAGGAGCGGACATGGTGCTGTCCACCAGCAACGATGGCTTTACAGCAAGTACGCCGCTGGAAGCGCTCACGGATGACCGCGATGCCCTCCTGGCCGTTGGCATGAATGGCGAGCCGCTGCCCCTGGAACATGGATTCCCAGTGCGGATGATCGTGCCCGGACTCTACGGCTTCGTCTCAGCAACCAAATGGCTCACCGAACTCAAGGTCACCCGATTCGCGGACGATACCGCTTACTGGACTCCCCGCGGCTGGAGTGATCACGGCCCCATCAAGACGCAGTCCCGGATCGACGTACCGCGCAGTGGCCGCACGGTCAAAGCAGGCAAAGTGCAGTTTGGTGGTGTCGCTTGGGCCCAGCACCGCGGCGTTGACCATGTGGAGCTCCGCGTCAACCGTGGTCCTTGGCGCCAGACGATGCTTGCACCGGGGATATCCACGGATACCTGGTACCAGTGGCAGCTGGGACTTGATCTCACGCCCGGCAACTATGAAGTCCAGGTGCGTGCCACTGACTCCACGGGCAAACCACAGACCGAAGACCGGACCCCGGTAGCTCCCGACGGCGCCACCGGGTACCACACCATCAACGTGAAGGTCACTTAA